In Mercurialis annua linkage group LG6, ddMerAnnu1.2, whole genome shotgun sequence, the following are encoded in one genomic region:
- the LOC126688134 gene encoding uncharacterized protein LOC126688134, producing the protein MGGGSRVAKLSGMQKQVLSLYRSFLRAARSKSPEGRREIESVVSTEFRRHSKEVDRKNFLQIEYLIRRGRKQLDQLKTPATLGLSSFNLNHGDNNN; encoded by the coding sequence ATGGGAGGAGGTTCAAGAGTGGCGAAACTATCAGGAATGCAAAAACAAGTACTCAGCCTATACAGATCATTCCTACGAGCTGCTCGATCAAAATCCCCAGAGGGTCGCCGCGAGATTGAATCGGTCGTATCGACCGAGTTTCGGCGACATTCAAAGGAAGTTGATCGCAAGAATTTCTTACAAATCGAGTACTTGATTCGTCGCGGTAGGAAACAGCTCGATCAGCTTAAGACTCCTGCTACTCTTGGGTTGTCTTCTTTTAATCTCAATCATGGCGAcaataataattga